The proteins below are encoded in one region of Acidobacteriota bacterium:
- a CDS encoding type II toxin-antitoxin system VapB family antitoxin — MRTTLDIDKKLLEEAIKFSPKKTKTSTVNEALKEYVIKNKIKKLISLRGKIKIEDRIEELRNLEIKELSNAEKNSR, encoded by the coding sequence ATGAGAACAACATTGGACATCGACAAGAAGCTTCTTGAAGAGGCTATAAAATTTTCTCCAAAAAAAACGAAAACAAGCACAGTAAATGAAGCGTTAAAAGAGTATGTGATAAAAAATAAGATCAAAAAATTAATTTCTCTCCGTGGAAAAATAAAAATCGAAGACCGAATAGAAGAATTAAGAAATTTAGAAATTAAGGAACTATCTAATGCAGAAAAAAATTCTCGTTGA
- a CDS encoding PIN domain-containing protein has protein sequence MQKKILVDSSIWIDFFKYKKSKPGDILQNLLEEENVATTGIIVAEILYGIKNAQEKKLVKDYLLALPFFESTREIWISTGDLAQKLSSQGLNIPISDILISTISIHYNGYIFTSDNHFKSIPGIKSGSLKIKTGSGLNI, from the coding sequence ATGCAGAAAAAAATTCTCGTTGATTCAAGTATATGGATTGATTTTTTTAAATATAAGAAATCAAAACCAGGAGATATCCTCCAAAACCTTTTAGAAGAAGAAAATGTTGCAACAACTGGAATCATTGTTGCTGAAATATTATATGGAATTAAAAACGCCCAAGAGAAAAAACTGGTAAAAGATTATTTATTGGCATTGCCTTTTTTTGAATCAACCAGAGAAATATGGATTTCAACTGGAGATCTCGCGCAAAAACTAAGCTCACAAGGTTTGAATATTCCAATAAGTGATATATTAATTTCAACAATCTCCATTCATTATAATGGTTACATCTTTACATCAGATAATCATTTTAAATCCATACCTGGCATAAAATCGGGGTCATTAAAAATAAAAACGGGGTCAGGTCTCAACATTTGA
- a CDS encoding nucleotidyl transferase AbiEii/AbiGii toxin family protein: MIETKKIFKEAETQGVSAKLIFKEHLHWLILDYLFKKGDFSHLVFQGGTALRFAYGGVRYSEDLDFVLTKRDDQFFSKLNKSLDGLPSYLNKFILQSKKIHLIVQKDSPHFKRFYLTLELDFLKEKDRTNIKIANVPSYQNKTQILKSQHLPISPAIVVETSKEILADKILAFGAREYLKGRDLWDIHFIFQTLGFSLDDEIKRIVRKKINDYELSLKNFQLKFKKRLSLLRKDGHSILKEEMDKFLPSTYRQLFQAQYISICQEEVEVLESFFKEF, encoded by the coding sequence GTGATTGAAACTAAAAAAATTTTTAAAGAGGCAGAAACTCAAGGAGTCAGTGCAAAATTAATATTTAAAGAACATCTCCATTGGCTCATCTTAGATTATCTTTTCAAAAAAGGGGATTTTTCTCACTTAGTTTTTCAGGGTGGCACAGCTCTTAGATTCGCCTATGGGGGAGTGCGATATTCAGAGGATCTTGACTTTGTCCTAACCAAAAGGGACGACCAATTCTTTAGCAAATTGAATAAAAGCTTAGATGGGCTTCCTTCTTATCTTAATAAATTTATTCTACAATCCAAAAAAATTCATCTCATTGTTCAAAAAGATAGCCCCCATTTTAAAAGATTTTATCTAACTTTAGAGCTTGACTTTTTAAAGGAAAAAGACAGGACAAATATCAAAATTGCTAATGTGCCTTCCTATCAAAACAAGACCCAAATCCTCAAATCTCAGCACCTTCCCATTAGTCCAGCCATCGTTGTTGAGACTTCCAAGGAAATTTTAGCTGATAAAATTTTAGCCTTTGGGGCAAGAGAATATCTCAAAGGCCGAGACCTTTGGGACATTCATTTTATTTTCCAAACGCTGGGGTTTTCCCTTGATGATGAAATCAAAAGGATAGTTAGAAAAAAAATCAACGATTATGAATTAAGTTTAAAGAACTTTCAACTGAAATTTAAGAAACGTTTATCTTTGTTGAGAAAAGACGGCCACTCTATTTTAAAAGAGGAAATGGATAAATTCTTGCCCTCAACTTATCGACAACTCTTTCAAGCTCAATATATTAGTATTTGTCAGGAAGAGGTAGAGGTGTTAGAAAGTTTTTTCAAAGAGTTTTAG